TCCCCAGGCAATTTGCTTGTAAAAACAGTAAACACTTGTTAATGGACTGCATGGGAGGAATGCATCAATAATCCTTAGCTTTTGTATGTTAAGACCTTTACTCTCAACTCAATAAACTGACAGGGGGCAGATTTGCTGACAATGGCAAAATAAGCCAAGCAGAGGCACGCCAGCCACAAAGAGAGGCCCATATGCCATGATAGATCACTATAGCAACTGTCTTGTTATCCCAGTTCCTATATATGCTTTTGATGTTGTCGTTGACAGACAACCGTTTCCCTATACCACAACGCACACAGTGGTCAGACGTTTATGTTCATTTGGTCTGAAATCATTTCAGCAACTATTCTGTGTGGGAAAAACTGAAATCTTTAACATGTCAACATTCTGTGATATTCAGACAGTAACTTTAGTAGCTGGACAGATAAAACATGTGTAAAAccaactaaataaactaaaaacAATTCTCACTTGCATTTAAAGACCTACAAAAATGGTTTCCATCCCAATAATTTAAATGTAGTAAACTGATTTCCTTTTTTTCACTTTCATACTGAATATCATGTAAAGTCTTACCGAGTCATGTGTTGACAGCGTTGAGGCGAAGAACTCGCTCAGCGTGCCTCGGATGCAGTCTTGAAGCTGGGGGTTTGAATCagacaacattttaaaacatgttaacagACAGGCTACAACCAAAATATTAAATCTTGCCAAcatctgggggcctgggtagctcagcgagtattgacgctgactactacacctggagttgcgagttctaattcagggtgtgctgagtgactccagccagttctcctaagcaaccaaattggcccggttgctaaggagggtagagtcacatggggtaacctcctcgtggtcgtgattagtggttctcactctcaatggggtgcgtggcaAGTTGTGTGTGGGTTGCgtagaatagcatgagcctccaaatgctgggagtctctgcggtgtcatgcacagcacaacgagccatgtgataaggcgcagattgactgtctcaaaagcagaggcaactgagatttgtcctccgccacctggattgaggtgtgtaacgtgccaccacgaggatctagtaagtagtgggaattaggcattccaaattgggagaatttTTTAAAAATCTTGTCAACATCCATTCCTTAATCATTTCACTATATtcaagaaaatacatgtattttactATTAATAATTGCAGAACTATCTGCTGAGATTTGGCCATTTCTTTCTTTGCAATCAAAGACCATAAGAAAGTGCAGTCATACCGGTTTATTGCATCAATAACTTTGCTGGTTATATTCTTGAATCATTATACATGTTTAAACATAACAACTAATCCTCTCCAATGGGTTTGAAGGAAGGTTAAACCTTATTATTGATGGTTTTGGCCAATATTAAATTCCACAGTCATTTGTCAATCATCTCCTAAAATTACAAGATATGCAGAGGGCATTGTGTTGAAAATCTACATCAGCGTGACCAGTTTGTCATATCTCGATACTGTACAACACCTGCCCTAACAGCACTCTCTTAAGTAATCCAAGCATTGCTTGTATGCACAACTACAATTGAGGATTGTGTCGTGTGAATAATCCCCCCAAAAGGTGTAATATATAACAAAAGCATGATCAGTTGAAGTATATGCAACAACAGTGTGATGCATATTAACAGTTTAAGCCACATTTAACATAAACTGGCATGCCATGGGCAACATGACGTCAAGGGAAGCAGACGGATAACGAATAGGGATATCTGATTCGCCAACGAATCgctcttttgagccggttcttttttaTGATTCGGTCGAACCGGTTCGTAAACCACTAGAAGAACAAATTTGGTCGTAACGTATACGCTAAGGTGGGCGATATACTACTGTAACCATAAAAACGCAACATTTGACACAATTTATTTTCGCGCATATAAGAATCAaactggaacacaaaataaacatcatTAACACTAAAAACAACCGATACAACTAAAATACCCATATTTATATAATCCTAATTTAGAAAACAGTGATAAAAGcagtatataaacaaatattataaataataaaagaatacGTAAAACGAATGAGTGAATCGCTTATTTAAAATGGCTCGTGGAAATTAACTGTTCGAAGGAGCCGATTCGCTAAGATGAAAAACAGTTTTATAGATGaccttataaatataaatattctgGCTGAAAACAGACGGCGAACAAAATCACTCTGGAAATCCCGTCTGACCAAAACTAACTATGAACATTGCAATGCCATTTACCTCCTCACTAGGCGAAGACGGACATTTCTTCTTAAGTCGACTGCGGTTCACTAAATTCCCCGTGTGAAGCTTTAGGGTATGCGCGTGATTAAAAAGCCGTTTCGCGTTTACATGAGACTCCATTGCTCTTTAAAATCGGCGACTGAAAGAAAATAAGTGATGTCTGTATGTAACTATTAACCGTAAAATGCCCTCGGGGacagtgtttctctctctctctcaataataCACGAAACAGTGTATGACTTTGCACTTGTACTTCATTCAAGTATAGGGGAGGTGAGAGCTGCACGGCCACAATGACAATACGGATGGATTACGCTGGAAAACCTGGCGAGGATCAGCTCATATTGGATCTGGAAGAATCATTACGAGACGTCTTACCTTCGCTATGCGTAGTCATCATGACACAGCAAGATATATTATATGGAATGCAATTATTATCGTGAGGTTAAACTGCTTTAAATGACTTTTAAAAGTACACCAAATGTGAAGTGTACACAATCATACCTGAAGTGAGCCTAACTCAAATGGAGAAAATGGGCAAAAACAAACAACGTGTGATTCAAAATTTTATTCAACATTCAAGCAAAGTACTCCCAAAGAAAGACATTGATAGTCGGTAGGCCTAAGTAAAAAAAACAAGGACAACATTATTCTTGATGTTTTTCCCCttcaatatatttttcttttaaaagagCAAACATCGAGGTTACAGggaggcacttccaatggaagtgaatggggccaatttttggagagtttaaaagcagaaatgtacagctcataattttataaaagcacttacattaattcttctgttaaagctcatgtattatttgagctgtaaatttaaataaatgtttttacagtcattttggggTTTACAGTGTTGTTCCGTCATGGTTCGTCAAGTTGtagtattggatataactttatacagcaACGGTTATTactctgaaatcatgttaacacatatattgttttacgtcttgtgtctatagttttgaaacagtgagtattttaacgtttacaaatttaccccattgacttccattgtgagtgtctcactgtaacccagatatgtgctttttttaaagtagGGACGAatctattttttttgtgtgtgtgttaatcaacattttgctacaaatgctgttgattgagcttaacttgtatttaaactggaatattcctttaactatgaTATATGGCAGGTATATGCTTTTCAAATTCATATTTATTCTCTTCAGGTGAAAAAaatagaccaaaaatattgatgacacaCTATCCCTTCAATATGTCCCAACCCATCTTCTGTTACAATAAGAAATACTGTTTTTCAATACAGGAAGGAAAACTGTGTTTGTTAAGCCATGGGGTCTTTAACATCTAGCATTCAGAACTATATTGTACATTCAAGCAAAGTACCCCCACAGGAAGACATTGACAGTGAGTAAAATGAGGGCATTGATATTACAGACAGTCTTCCAGGTGTGGTCTTCCTCAATGCTGGTGAGTTTCTTCTCCAAAGCCTGCTGTTCCTCCTCACTTATCTCTTGTCTTGCTGCTTGGGAGAGGCCACACATCCACATTCCAGCACGCTTCCACCATGCAGCTGAATCTTCACCTGACCCCTCTGATTCTGTAGTGCTGGGATCAGTGCTCAATGTTTCGGACCCTCTGGCCCAGGGGTCCTCCAGCTCTACACGCTCTTCTTTGCTGTGCCTAGTCCACCAGGTCAGACGAACAAGCTGTTGTGAAATAGAGATGGTATATATAAGCTCAGGTTCAATGTGTATTGCTGTTCAaatataagtataaatgtaagttatgtatactgtatgtcaaatacttttttctgtgctgtttttatactaataaagaaagaaaagtgaATGTCCAAATCCTTGTCTtttataaagttcattttcaaaaCTGAGGTAGTCTTCATTAGTATAGGCATGAAAACAAGTTAAGCCCAATCGACAGCATTcttgacaatgttgattaccacaaaaatgtatttagactcgtcccgtCAAGTGCAGTatattgatcttaacttgtattgatcctgtattgtatcatataaaataaaataatattaccaTTGCGTCTATAAGATATCttcattaatataattaaatatgtttgtgtttagcagtTCATACTTACATGTTGCTCTGGAATAGGAGCAGTGCAGAGGCTGATAGCTGTGATGATGATAGTTGACAGTCCAAGAAGTATGAGAGCAAAATACAGGTAATGCACATCTTTCAGTAGAGTCGGACGCAGGTCCTCCTCCCCACATGACGGGGTACCATACACAAATTCCAATACCATTCTTGCTGTCCCCACCACAAGTCCAATAATCAGACCCCAGAAAGCTCCCTATGTATTTGAACAGAAAAATTAATTAGAGAAATGCATCAAAATGTATTGGTAATTCAACTTTCAAGTAAATGCAAGGGCAAAAACAGAGTTAAGAGATTTAAGATCATTAATACAGTGATAAATGCTGACACACCTGTTCATTAACTCTCCCCCAGAAAATGGCCATAATGAATACTGTGGTAATTGGAGGTGCCAGGCAGCTAGTGATGGCTTGAATGTAATCGAACAGCTGTCCACTATTGGCAGATTGAATAACTGGAATCCACACAATGCTCAGGGCCACTAACAATAAAATGAACACCCTGTAGATGTAaacaaattccagaaaataaGACCCAGCAAATAAATACGTTTTCAGTAAATCCTGGCTGTTCAGTCAAATAAAAGTGTATATTTTGAAACAGGAAATTAAAATCACATGGCTTTGTTCACACAGGGCATCTGAAcccacaaaataaatgtaaaccattttaataacattgtaATGGTTATATGTATTGGAAATGACTGGTGAGATTACAAACAAGAGAAAAACTGAGCATTTAGGAGCATGTCCATCCATTAGTTGcacacatatgtgcatgtgtgcttgcacacacaaagtccttggacatgtgcacacacacgagcacacaaATACACGTGTGTTAAGCGCCCCTTTGTGCATCGTCTTTTCACATATACTCTTTGAGGTATGTTTCAAGATATACACATAATCTTACATTGCgtttgggctcatttgaatcAGGACCGTATGCAGTCTACAGTATGCCACTTTACATGTTATGTGCATGTTTCAAGAAATAAGCAAAATTGTGACAAAAATACACATCTGTTTATTGTGTACCTGTGGGGATTTCATACACTAGTATTGATTGTAATTTTTTCTATGAGTGAAAAAAGTTTGCTCATTGTATTATACGAGATGTTTCCAGTGATACATAACACATTGGTGTCTGAtctttttgatgtttttattaattttgaataTGATTGTTGTGATTAAAAATTATCAAGTTATGATAACAGAACAGTTCCAATTTGTCTGTGAATTAAAATGCAGTATTTAAGAACTGGTTGCATCAGCTATATGTATTGTAAAGTATTGTTTAAGCTTTTGAATTACACCTATTCTGTGTAGCTCAAGCTGGTTATTAATATATAACAAGATTATTAGTATTAGGAGTGCCCCCACTGACCcactttcaattaaaaaaataataataatataacagcTTTCAAAAAGAAGTAATAAACCTGTCATGATAACCAGAAAAGAAGTTGACAGAAATATCTTGTGTAATATCTTGTTATAATTTATGAAAtgtgagagatttataaacaattttagagggacagtcatttttgatcaggaacacaaaacttgtttgcacaaacaaacacaacgcATTGCTAAAAAGGTTGTATGATCGTCACAGACAGTTTGTGTTTTAAATAAGCTTATATGCATGCATAGAATGATGGAACATTTCAGatacacatttttgtaattaagGGCAATAGAACTGACCCAGATACAAGACTAGAGAAGTTGATCTAGATAATCTAGATCTTGAGGCCTAAAATGGCATAACAcagttatgttttattgaaaataaatatgtacaaaatTAAAGTGTTTTCAACAGAGCAATTCTCAGATATTACCTGCCCACCACCATGAGTTCCTTCTCAGAGGCTCGAGACCGTATGCGTTGCCATATGTCCATGGTGAATAGAGTGCTGCTACTGTTGAATATAGATGTGAGTGAGGACATGAGTGCTGCCATCATTACAGCAATCATAAGACCTCTCAAACCTAGAAAACAATTTCAGAACAGTGAGGAAGGAATGTAGCAAACAACGTTGCGCCAAACACCAGTCCAAATATACACAGATATAATCCAATATGCAAATAGAAGGAATGATGAATCCGCCCTCAAAAATGGGCTAAATCTCACATCAAGAGGCAGAGGCCCCAACAGagtaaaacaaaattgcaaaaaagtgCAGCAGCAAAACACTTTCAGGTTTACCTCTTCATCAGTGCTAAAAACAACAGTGAGGAAGAGAATGGTTAGCACTTATGCATGTACTTATGCATACATTTATTGCTGATGCACTACAGGTCTACTTTAAAATCTACATATTACATAGTATTAATCTTGGGGACATCTAATACATCATTTATAGAATCAttcataacaaatgcaaggaaaTAAAAAACTTGCACACAATGTCCATAGAAAAAAACTTCTAGATGATTTATTCAGAGGCCAAAAAGTGCAGTCACACTGAATAAATAATCCCATTTTATAAcccctatttatttttttgtctacgCACTTAAGCAAAATGTGGATTTAAAAAGTATctttactaataataaatattcacTGGGTTCCATAAACTCCAAATGAAAATGATGCTCTGTTTAAAAGAGCATCTAGTGTGTTTCAATGGAAACAACAAATCTGCTTAAATTTGACTAGTGacatagaaatagtgcagaatcttaaacaattcttcattttacattttaactttCCTATGTTAAATTTAGCAAAATCCTCAAACTatttgtttaattcagtaaaagaGAAAATCTGTttaatctgcattcagatttgcaATGTGGCCTTTGAACCCCACAGCATATAATTATTCTGATAAGCATACGCAAGGTTGACATACCTACTGGCATAAGTTCCACAACTAACTTTGGGTATGCAATGTTAGTGCAGCCTACACTGGCCCCACAGATCTTCAGGCACTCATCAGGATCCACACAGGCCACCTCATCTAGAAAATACACAATTACCATCAAAATATTTGAGCATGAATAATGAAATTTTGCAAACATTACGACTAGATATGGACCAAATTAAAATCAACAGTGTTGAATATCCACTGAATTTAATAAAACCCCCATTCATAGGTCTAATAATTGTAATAACTGAAAATCTTAATTCCAGACTTTAAATCTTGGGAAAATGAGTTTATCATCACATAGTACAGACACTTTCAATAGAAGCAAATAAGTAGTAAATTCAGAAATGACTGAACATACTTGGGTAGAGTGCTCTGCTGATCATGCCTGGCATAACAACGAAGAACATAGGGAGCACCTTGAGGTAACCACCGAGTACCGAACCACCTTTGGCGTGGGACAAATTTTTGGCAGACAGAGACCTTTGCACTATCACCTTCAAAAAGTAAATACTAAAATTATAGTAAAACCACATTTTTATATCTATTGAAACAAtgtctattaaaatatttttgttatgtaaattgtttagGCATCACTCTTGCACTTCCTCaaatctaaatgtaaaattaCAAGTCACAAATGGTCTTGTGTGTCACCTGGTCAGTGCACCACACCCATGTGGACAGAACTGTGAGCCCAAAGATGAGGCCTGGCCAGGGAATGTCTGCTGTCACAGGATCTCTGAAGATATGAAAAGCATCAGCCCGAGGAAGATGACAAGTGGTGTTAGGAACCGTGAGAGCAGGTACAGCTTTCTCATACTGAACCAGCaaaccctcataccatcccactTTGTCAAATGCTGTCAGGgtaaattcattttaaaagcagTTACcaaacttaaagggttagttcacccaacagtttaaattctgtcatcattgactcacactcaaattgttccaaacctgcatgactttctttgcaCCGTGAAGCACAAAAgcagatattaggcagaatgttctgGAAAAATAAAGGCCCAAATATACTTCATTCGAAATCGAGGAACAAATGGGTGTGACGTCAtatagaacaaaatctggccaaaaagacaTTCAAATCATTTTGGGTTGTTCGTTACAGCTcacgggtgtctgaatgttcacaagcAATATACTTTTGCTTGACTGtatagaacttctttttacccctgaaagaaaaataaaagagaaattcTACAGAAGTATATTGTCGCCTTCagtcaaaattcacttttattgtatgacaAAAGAATtcagtgaatggagactgaggctgatattctgccttacatctccttttgtgttccatagaagacaggaagtcatacaggtttggagcaccatgaaggtgagtaaatgatgacaagattaatttttgggcaaactatccctttaacacaacaTATGTAAATCTAAAGAGTAACTTATTATAAATAACAGATCTTTACCTATAAACATGAGGGCAAATGCCCCTATTACCATGATGACAGTCTGTACGGCATCAGTGTAGATTACTGCTGTCAGCCCGCCTGCATAAAAACAAGTCAGTAATCAAAGCATTTAAACTTTGGAATCACATTTCGATAAGTTATCTCAGGTATCagtataatacattattttttttaccagcTAGAGTATAGAGTGTAGTGATTACTAGCAGCACAACAGTGGAGAGATATAGGTCCCATCCCAGAGACACTTGGATAAAAAGTGCCCCTGAAAATATGTCTGTCTGCAAAGAACACAGTCAAAGGTtatgattaaaatgtattatacatatgcTTCTAATTCCTTGTTGTTGATCCTCATTGTGTTGTTGTGAATGTATACTGTATAGCGGTGCTTCTGTACTGGTAAGTTATGACATACGGTAATAATGGGTCACAGGTATGTTCAGATAGGGTTGCGTACAGTAAGGATAAAATGCTAAATTAACCATATAATCATACAGAGTTAGGAGAATGTTAAACTAAATA
This window of the Xyrauchen texanus isolate HMW12.3.18 chromosome 27, RBS_HiC_50CHRs, whole genome shotgun sequence genome carries:
- the slc5a9 gene encoding sodium/glucose cotransporter 4, with the translated sequence MPASSELVTGTPEPDVTSKIALEAADIAVVVVYFVFVLAVGIWSSVRANRGTVGGYFLAGRSMTWWPIGASLMSSNVGSGLFIGLAGTGAAGGLAVGGFEWNAAWVLIALGWIFVPVYISAGVVTMPEYLRKRFGGQRIRIYMSVLSLILYIFTKISTDIFSGALFIQVSLGWDLYLSTVVLLVITTLYTLAGGLTAVIYTDAVQTVIMVIGAFALMFIAFDKVGWYEGLLVQYEKAVPALTVPNTTCHLPRADAFHIFRDPVTADIPWPGLIFGLTVLSTWVWCTDQVIVQRSLSAKNLSHAKGGSVLGGYLKVLPMFFVVMPGMISRALYPNEVACVDPDECLKICGASVGCTNIAYPKLVVELMPVGLRGLMIAVMMAALMSSLTSIFNSSSTLFTMDIWQRIRSRASEKELMVVGRVFILLLVALSIVWIPVIQSANSGQLFDYIQAITSCLAPPITTVFIMAIFWGRVNEQGAFWGLIIGLVVGTARMVLEFVYGTPSCGEEDLRPTLLKDVHYLYFALILLGLSTIIITAISLCTAPIPEQHLVRLTWWTRHSKEERVELEDPWARGSETLSTDPSTTESEGSGEDSAAWWKRAGMWMCGLSQAARQEISEEEQQALEKKLTSIEEDHTWKTVCNINALILLTVNVFLWGYFA